Below is a window of Caldichromatium japonicum DNA.
TGCCGATCTTGACCACCCAGCGGCGGGTTGCAGTGAGGGTATCGTGTGCGCTCATCTGCAGCATCTTTAGCTCAATGGATACCAGGCGCCATCGCTTGCAGCCGGGGCCGTATCCAGGTGACCGTCGGCGCTGTCTCTGAGCACCTCTAGACGTTGCATCAGGTCCTGCGCCAGTCTATCGGTCCCCATCCCCGTCAGCGCCGAGATGGCATATACAGGCCCCTGCCAACCGAGCGCTTCGATGAGCTGGGCGCGTCGCTGCTCTAGGGCGATGGGTTCAAGACGGTCGGTCTTGTTTAAAACTAGCCAGCGTTCCTTAGCGAGCAGTCCCTCGCCAAAGGCCGCCAATTCGCGTTCCAGGGTACGCACTTGCTCGGCTGGGTCCTCACGTTCATCGAGCGGTGCAATATCGACGAGATGCAGGAGCAAACGGGTGCGGGCGAGATGCCGTAGGAACTGGATCCCCAGACCCACCCCCTGTGCTGCGCCTGCGATCAGGCCAGGGATGTCGGCGACGACGAAGCTGCGATGTTCGCCGATCCGTACCACGCCGAGATTGGGGTACAGCGTCGTGAAGGGATAATCGGCCACCTTGGGGCGGGCGCTA
It encodes the following:
- the cgtA gene encoding Obg family GTPase CgtA; this encodes MKFVDEAVIWVEAGDGGHGCVSFRREKYLPRGGPDGGDGGDGGSVYLVADPNLNTLVNFRYRRRFRAERGENGRGRNMQGRSGQDLLIPVPLGTRVFDRATDELIGELLQAGQRLLVAQGGFHGLGNARYKSSTNRAPRQFKPGSPGERRELFLELILLADVGLLGLPNAGKSSLIRAVSSARPKVADYPFTTLYPNLGVVRIGEHRSFVVADIPGLIAGAAQGVGLGIQFLRHLARTRLLLHLVDIAPLDEREDPAEQVRTLERELAAFGEGLLAKERWLVLNKTDRLEPIALEQRRAQLIEALGWQGPVYAISALTGMGTDRLAQDLMQRLEVLRDSADGHLDTAPAASDGAWYPLS